The following are from one region of the Actinoplanes sp. L3-i22 genome:
- a CDS encoding PQQ-dependent sugar dehydrogenase, translated as MPAVPRRITPYRSKALAFALLLVAGLVVVPAPAAAHDIDPSDFQQVTLAKGEPEVGEPMSLAVLPDRSVLHTARNGTLRRTDASGTTAVVGTLAVYSHDEEGLQGVGVDPGFASNRFVYLYYAPPLSTPAGDSPDSGTDFSAWQGVNRLSRFTLTADWKLSAEKTVLDVPASRGICCHVGGDIDFDAAGNLYLSTGDDSNPFQSDGYAPLDERTDRNPAFDAQRSAGNTNDLRGKILRIRVGADGSYTSPAGNLFAPGTAGTRAEIYAMGFRNPFRLSVDKPTGVVYVGDYGPDAGASSTRGPGGQVEFNRITGPGNFGWPYCTGTNTTTETYADFNFATGTSGAKFDCAGGATNNSPRNTGLSKLPPAKPAWIRYGGDAGTPPEFGTGSESPMAGPVYHYDAANPSATKFPADLDGHFFAGEFGRGWIKPIHLNADGSVNEIANFPWNGKQVMDLAFGPDGALYVLDYGTGYFNGDANSALYRYDYVGGGNKAPTAVATADKTSGQAPLAVNFSSAGSSDPEGGALTYAWNFGDGATSSAANPAHTYSSNGTYNVTLTVTDPQGATGSGGVQIGVGNTAPTVTITTPLNGQLVSFGDTVPYSMTVSDPEDGAVTCARAKMTYVLGHDQHGHQITSSAGCTGTITIPVDGEHDSAANIFPIFDAEYADNGGLITHKQHILQPRHRQAEHFKTSAGVAVFDKPEAEGGKTVGNIENGDWIAFDPYNLANAKTLSARVSSGGAGGTLQVRAGSATGTVLGSATVPVTGAWNVFTDVSTAITNPPAGTTTLYLTFAGGAGALFDVDAFTFTTGGTGAVRGFANKCLDVNGGAVTDGTKIQLWTCNGSAAQTWAISGQVWRNPQSGKCLDVAGGATVNGTKVQLYTCNGSAAQNWVAYPDHTVRNPQSGRCLDVSEVKSDDGQQIHIWDCLAAANQVWTLP; from the coding sequence ATGCCAGCCGTCCCTCGCCGCATCACCCCGTACCGAAGCAAAGCTCTTGCCTTTGCTCTTCTTCTTGTCGCCGGGCTCGTCGTGGTACCCGCCCCGGCGGCCGCGCATGACATCGATCCGAGTGACTTTCAGCAGGTCACCCTGGCCAAGGGCGAGCCCGAGGTGGGGGAGCCGATGAGCCTGGCGGTGCTGCCGGACCGGTCGGTCCTGCACACCGCGCGCAACGGGACGCTGCGGCGGACCGACGCGTCCGGCACCACCGCCGTGGTCGGCACGCTCGCGGTCTACTCGCACGACGAGGAGGGGTTGCAGGGCGTCGGGGTCGATCCCGGGTTCGCGAGCAACCGATTTGTCTACCTGTACTACGCGCCGCCGCTGAGCACCCCGGCCGGCGACTCGCCGGACTCCGGCACCGACTTCTCGGCCTGGCAGGGCGTCAACCGGCTGTCGCGGTTCACGCTGACCGCGGACTGGAAACTGAGCGCCGAGAAGACCGTGCTCGATGTGCCGGCCTCGCGGGGCATCTGCTGTCACGTGGGCGGCGACATCGACTTCGACGCGGCCGGCAACCTGTACCTGTCGACCGGTGACGACAGCAATCCGTTCCAGTCCGACGGGTACGCGCCGCTGGACGAGCGCACCGACCGGAACCCGGCCTTCGACGCGCAGCGCTCGGCCGGCAACACCAACGACCTGCGCGGCAAGATCCTGCGCATCAGGGTCGGCGCGGACGGCTCCTACACCAGCCCGGCCGGGAACCTGTTCGCGCCGGGCACCGCCGGGACCCGGGCGGAGATCTACGCGATGGGCTTCCGCAACCCGTTCCGGCTCAGCGTCGACAAGCCGACCGGCGTGGTCTACGTCGGCGACTACGGGCCCGACGCGGGCGCGAGCTCGACCCGCGGACCGGGCGGGCAGGTCGAGTTCAACCGGATCACCGGGCCCGGCAACTTCGGCTGGCCCTACTGCACCGGCACGAACACCACGACCGAGACGTACGCCGATTTCAACTTCGCCACCGGCACGTCCGGCGCCAAGTTCGACTGCGCCGGCGGGGCCACCAACAACTCGCCGCGCAACACCGGCCTGAGCAAGCTGCCTCCGGCAAAACCCGCATGGATTCGGTACGGCGGTGACGCCGGCACGCCCCCGGAGTTCGGCACCGGCTCGGAGTCCCCGATGGCCGGCCCGGTCTACCACTACGACGCCGCCAACCCGTCGGCCACCAAGTTCCCGGCCGACCTGGACGGGCACTTCTTCGCCGGCGAGTTCGGCCGGGGCTGGATCAAGCCGATCCACCTGAACGCCGACGGGTCGGTCAACGAGATCGCGAACTTCCCGTGGAACGGCAAGCAGGTCATGGACCTGGCGTTCGGCCCGGACGGGGCGCTCTACGTGCTCGACTACGGCACCGGGTACTTCAACGGGGACGCGAACTCGGCGCTCTACCGCTACGACTACGTGGGCGGCGGCAACAAGGCGCCGACCGCGGTCGCCACGGCCGACAAGACGAGCGGGCAGGCGCCGCTCGCGGTGAACTTCTCCTCGGCCGGATCCTCCGACCCCGAAGGCGGGGCGCTCACCTACGCGTGGAACTTCGGTGACGGCGCGACGTCGTCCGCGGCGAACCCGGCTCACACCTACAGCAGCAACGGCACCTACAACGTCACGCTCACGGTCACCGATCCGCAGGGCGCGACCGGCAGCGGGGGAGTGCAGATCGGCGTGGGCAACACCGCGCCGACCGTCACGATCACCACGCCGCTCAACGGGCAGCTGGTCAGCTTCGGCGACACCGTGCCGTACAGCATGACCGTCAGCGACCCCGAGGACGGCGCGGTCACCTGCGCGCGGGCGAAGATGACCTACGTGCTCGGCCACGACCAGCACGGACACCAGATCACCTCGTCGGCCGGCTGCACCGGGACGATCACCATCCCGGTCGACGGCGAGCACGACTCGGCCGCCAACATCTTCCCGATCTTCGACGCCGAGTACGCCGACAACGGCGGCCTGATCACCCACAAGCAGCACATCCTGCAGCCGCGGCACCGGCAGGCCGAGCACTTCAAGACCTCGGCCGGGGTGGCCGTCTTCGACAAGCCGGAGGCCGAGGGCGGCAAGACGGTCGGCAACATCGAGAACGGCGACTGGATCGCGTTCGACCCGTACAACCTGGCCAACGCCAAGACGCTCAGCGCCCGGGTCTCGTCCGGCGGGGCCGGCGGCACACTGCAGGTCCGGGCCGGCTCGGCGACCGGGACCGTGCTCGGCTCGGCGACCGTGCCGGTGACCGGGGCATGGAACGTGTTCACCGACGTCAGCACGGCGATCACCAACCCGCCGGCCGGCACCACCACGCTGTACCTGACGTTCGCCGGCGGGGCCGGGGCGCTGTTCGACGTGGACGCGTTCACGTTCACCACCGGCGGGACCGGGGCGGTGCGCGGGTTCGCGAACAAGTGCCTGGACGTCAACGGGGGCGCGGTCACCGACGGGACGAAGATCCAGCTGTGGACGTGCAACGGGTCCGCGGCGCAGACCTGGGCGATCTCCGGGCAGGTCTGGCGCAACCCGCAGTCCGGCAAGTGCCTGGACGTGGCCGGGGGAGCGACCGTCAACGGGACGAAGGTGCAGCTCTACACGTGCAACGGGTCGGCGGCGCAGAACTGGGTGGCGTACCCCGATCACACCGTACGAAATCCGCAGTCGGGTCGTTGTCTTGACGTTTCCGAAGTGAAGTCCGACGACGGGCAGCAGATCCACATCTGGGACTGCCTGGCCGCCGCCAACCAGGTTTGGACGCTGCCGTGA
- a CDS encoding ThuA domain-containing protein, with protein sequence MTLTAAPAADASYDVLVFSKTAGFRHDSIAAGTQAIRELGAAGNFTVTATEDAAAFTDLSKYEAVVFLNTTGDVLDAAQQTAFESYVRGGGGYVGVHAAADTEYDWPFYGELVGAWFASHPAIQPATVKVEDRAQAATAHLPQSWPRTDEWYNYRTNPRSTAHVLATLDESSYSGGGMGADHPHAWCKTLSSGRSFYTGGGHTIESYSDPAFRAHLLGGIRYAAGRSHADCRPENGYTALYNGTTTGWSQAGPGGFTNADATLSSTGGMGLYWYSAKQFTSYSLKLDWKLTGDDNSGVFIGFPASNDPWSAVNNGYEIQIDATDTADRTTGSVYTFQGPDSAARDAALNPPGEWNAYEIRVEGEHLQVFLNSVKINDFTNTDSVRSLAGYVGIQNHGDADHASFRNVRIKELGGPAAAGPVRGFANKCLDVNGGASADGTKIQLWTCNGSGAQNWAVSGQVWRNPQSGKCLDVAGGATGNGTKVQLWTCNGSGAQNWVAFADHTVRNPQSGRCLDVSEVKSDDGQQIHIWDCLAAANQLWTLP encoded by the coding sequence ATGACGTTGACCGCGGCGCCCGCGGCCGACGCCTCCTACGACGTCCTGGTCTTCTCGAAGACCGCGGGTTTCCGCCACGACTCGATCGCCGCCGGCACCCAGGCCATCCGGGAACTCGGGGCGGCCGGCAATTTCACGGTCACCGCGACCGAGGACGCGGCGGCCTTCACCGACCTGTCGAAATATGAGGCGGTGGTCTTCCTCAACACGACCGGGGACGTGCTCGATGCGGCGCAGCAGACCGCGTTCGAGTCCTATGTCCGGGGCGGTGGCGGCTATGTCGGGGTGCACGCGGCGGCCGACACCGAATACGACTGGCCGTTCTACGGCGAGCTGGTCGGGGCCTGGTTCGCCTCGCATCCGGCCATTCAACCGGCGACGGTGAAAGTGGAGGATCGGGCGCAGGCGGCCACCGCGCATCTGCCGCAGAGCTGGCCGCGGACCGACGAGTGGTACAACTACCGGACCAATCCGCGCAGCACCGCGCACGTGCTCGCCACCCTCGACGAGAGCTCCTACTCCGGTGGCGGAATGGGCGCGGATCATCCGCACGCGTGGTGCAAGACGCTCAGCTCCGGCCGGTCGTTCTACACCGGCGGCGGGCACACCATCGAGTCGTATTCGGACCCGGCTTTCCGGGCCCATCTGCTCGGCGGGATCCGGTATGCGGCCGGGCGCTCGCACGCCGACTGCCGCCCGGAGAACGGGTACACCGCGCTCTACAACGGGACCACTACCGGCTGGTCGCAGGCCGGCCCCGGCGGTTTCACCAACGCCGACGCGACACTGTCGTCGACCGGCGGAATGGGGCTCTACTGGTATTCGGCGAAGCAGTTCACCAGCTACTCGCTGAAACTGGACTGGAAGCTGACCGGGGACGACAACTCCGGGGTCTTCATCGGTTTCCCGGCGTCCAATGATCCGTGGTCGGCGGTGAACAACGGCTACGAGATCCAGATCGACGCCACCGACACGGCCGATCGGACCACCGGCAGCGTCTACACCTTCCAGGGCCCGGACTCGGCGGCGCGCGACGCCGCACTCAACCCGCCCGGCGAATGGAATGCCTACGAGATCCGGGTCGAGGGCGAGCACCTGCAGGTCTTCCTCAACAGCGTCAAAATCAACGACTTCACCAACACCGATTCGGTACGGTCATTGGCCGGTTACGTGGGCATCCAGAACCATGGGGACGCCGATCACGCGTCGTTCCGGAACGTGCGGATCAAGGAATTGGGCGGTCCCGCCGCGGCCGGCCCGGTCCGCGGCTTCGCGAACAAGTGCCTGGACGTCAACGGGGGCGCCTCGGCCGACGGGACGAAGATCCAGCTGTGGACGTGCAACGGGTCCGGGGCGCAGAACTGGGCGGTCAGCGGGCAGGTCTGGCGTAACCCGCAGTCCGGCAAGTGCCTGGACGTGGCCGGGGGCGCGACCGGCAACGGGACGAAGGTGCAGTTGTGGACGTGCAACGGGTCGGGGGCGCAGAACTGGGTGGCTTTCGCGGATCACACCGTACGAAATCCGCAGTCGGGTCGTTGTCTTGATGTTTCCGAAGTGAAGTCCGACGACGGCCAGCAGATCCACATCTGGGACTGCCTCGCCGCCGCCAACCAGTTGTGGACCCTGCCCTGA
- a CDS encoding DUF4265 domain-containing protein — protein sequence MISSRLAARAYASAVHSAFERFGLGGEVFSAELPLAAFDVPADADFGGIQQVLADGESQGWWHFEVGCGTDRWWNSTGS from the coding sequence GTGATCAGCTCACGGTTGGCGGCGCGTGCCTACGCGTCAGCTGTCCACTCCGCGTTCGAGCGGTTCGGTCTGGGCGGCGAGGTGTTCAGCGCCGAGTTGCCGCTCGCGGCGTTCGATGTGCCGGCCGACGCCGATTTCGGTGGAATCCAGCAGGTGCTCGCGGACGGCGAGTCGCAGGGCTGGTGGCATTTCGAGGTGGGTTGCGGAACTGACCGGTGGTGGAATTCAACCGGGTCGTGA
- a CDS encoding SGNH/GDSL hydrolase family protein yields the protein MATSPHALNHPTVVFYGDSIVTGWRGTTHPRARWSSLVSDELGWREVNLSINGMGYFRRRGARGGDDRYLPSATDTTLLDAAIRLEPDAVIVCLAANDIRMLPEHAAEVRGAIERDLTRLHDELPGRPILVTVYYTGLELSERAILINGWIADTAKRLGLPYFDAFPKAINYNYALLCDDHTHPNDDGHRDLADAILPVCRSLLSR from the coding sequence GTGGCCACTTCCCCGCATGCCCTGAACCATCCCACTGTCGTCTTCTACGGCGATTCGATCGTCACCGGATGGCGCGGCACCACTCACCCTCGCGCCCGCTGGTCCAGCCTGGTCAGCGACGAACTCGGCTGGCGCGAGGTAAACCTGTCCATCAACGGCATGGGCTACTTCCGGCGCCGCGGCGCCCGCGGCGGGGACGACCGCTACCTGCCGTCGGCCACCGACACGACACTTCTCGACGCCGCCATCCGCCTCGAACCGGACGCCGTCATCGTGTGCCTGGCCGCCAACGACATCCGCATGCTTCCTGAGCATGCGGCCGAGGTCCGTGGCGCCATCGAGCGCGACCTGACCCGGCTGCACGACGAACTCCCCGGCCGGCCGATTCTCGTCACCGTCTACTACACGGGTCTCGAGCTTTCCGAGCGCGCCATCCTGATCAACGGCTGGATTGCCGACACCGCGAAGCGCCTCGGCCTGCCATACTTCGACGCCTTCCCGAAGGCCATCAACTACAACTACGCCCTGCTCTGCGACGACCACACCCATCCGAACGACGACGGGCACCGCGACCTCGCGGACGCAATCCTCCCAGTCTGCCGCTCTCTCCTGTCGCGCTGA
- a CDS encoding M50 family metallopeptidase: MPEDSVMVKAALIAWILAVPLWFVTKFFVVIAHEGGHALVGLALLNRVRRIIFDRDGGGGTEFVSPPAWPFVILVAFAGYAGPSLFGLLASALLLHGKPEMVLWASMAFLFLMMFTVRGWVGWIVIPLLMVGLYQLATKASAEMSTLGAYVWTWFLLIGAVQRMLVYLSTKNYLVAGTDTVRLQKASLVPSEIWSLILLLATGAALVWGGSMLLRMPT; encoded by the coding sequence ATGCCTGAGGACTCAGTCATGGTGAAGGCGGCGCTGATCGCCTGGATCCTGGCCGTGCCGCTGTGGTTCGTGACCAAGTTCTTCGTGGTGATCGCTCATGAGGGCGGCCATGCTCTCGTCGGGCTCGCGCTGCTCAACCGGGTGCGCCGGATCATCTTCGACCGCGATGGTGGCGGCGGTACCGAGTTCGTCTCACCTCCGGCGTGGCCCTTCGTCATCCTGGTGGCCTTTGCCGGCTATGCCGGGCCGTCGCTCTTCGGATTGCTCGCGTCCGCTCTGCTGCTGCACGGGAAACCGGAGATGGTGCTCTGGGCGAGCATGGCCTTCCTGTTCCTGATGATGTTCACCGTTCGCGGCTGGGTCGGCTGGATCGTCATACCGCTCCTGATGGTCGGGCTCTACCAACTCGCCACCAAGGCGTCCGCCGAGATGAGCACGCTCGGGGCGTACGTCTGGACCTGGTTTCTCCTGATCGGTGCCGTCCAGCGGATGCTGGTCTATCTGAGCACGAAGAACTATCTGGTCGCCGGGACCGATACCGTGCGGCTGCAGAAGGCCTCGCTGGTGCCGAGTGAGATCTGGAGCCTGATCCTCCTGCTGGCCACCGGGGCGGCGCTGGTCTGGGGCGGCTCGATGCTGCTGCGCATGCCAACCTGA
- a CDS encoding SMI1/KNR4 family protein, translated as MTAEDRTLPAALVEAHSLGFFEDHDGHDFQPDDMFEWSVETTQWWHAWTGNPAAGVSPFRVFGRDGSGGAAAFWIRTPAAAIETEPMVFLGSEGELDIIAQNLGDYLWLLANGVGPLEMVDGLHRSPHPIPPLVDLARRHTGASARSVEAVIEAAAAELPALIALLESTTR; from the coding sequence GTGACTGCCGAGGACAGGACGCTGCCGGCCGCGCTGGTGGAAGCGCACTCGCTCGGGTTCTTCGAGGATCACGATGGGCACGACTTCCAGCCGGACGACATGTTCGAATGGTCCGTCGAGACCACGCAGTGGTGGCACGCGTGGACCGGCAACCCGGCCGCCGGGGTGTCGCCGTTTCGTGTCTTCGGACGCGATGGCAGTGGTGGGGCCGCGGCTTTCTGGATCCGTACGCCAGCCGCTGCGATCGAGACCGAACCCATGGTGTTTCTCGGTTCCGAGGGCGAGCTGGACATCATCGCGCAGAACCTGGGTGACTACCTCTGGTTGCTGGCGAACGGTGTCGGACCGCTGGAGATGGTCGACGGTCTCCACCGCTCCCCACACCCGATCCCGCCGCTGGTCGATCTCGCCCGGCGGCATACCGGCGCCTCGGCACGCTCGGTCGAGGCGGTGATCGAGGCCGCTGCCGCTGAACTCCCGGCGTTGATTGCCCTCCTCGAATCAACGACGAGATAG
- a CDS encoding helix-turn-helix transcriptional regulator, whose translation MERERLAAFLRSRREALQPQDAGLPRGLRRRTAGLRREEVALLSDLSVDYYTRLEQPRGPHPSEQALAAVARGLRLTVDERDHLFRLGGFVPPRRGVTAADHVNPGMMRVFDGLADAAALVVNGVGETLRQTALARALLGDDSVRRGLERSPHYRWFTDPGERALYPPEDHDDQGRMVVAHLLAACTRDGASSRAGDIVTALHAASPGFAELWRQQPVAGPYCAPRRLLHPLVGRLDLHCQQLVDPDQSQSLLVYTAAPGSETYQKLDLLSVVTAS comes from the coding sequence GTGGAGCGGGAACGACTCGCGGCCTTCCTGCGCAGCCGCCGCGAAGCCTTGCAGCCGCAGGACGCCGGGCTGCCGCGCGGGCTGCGCCGCCGGACGGCCGGGCTGCGGCGCGAGGAGGTCGCGCTGCTCAGCGACCTGTCGGTGGACTACTACACGCGTCTCGAACAGCCGCGCGGGCCGCATCCGTCGGAGCAGGCCCTGGCCGCGGTCGCGCGCGGGCTGCGCCTGACCGTCGACGAGCGTGATCACCTGTTCCGGCTGGGCGGGTTCGTGCCGCCGCGCCGTGGCGTGACCGCCGCCGACCACGTCAACCCGGGGATGATGCGGGTCTTCGACGGGCTGGCCGACGCGGCCGCGCTGGTGGTCAACGGGGTCGGCGAGACGTTGCGGCAGACGGCGCTCGCCCGGGCGCTGCTCGGCGACGACAGTGTGCGGCGGGGGCTGGAGCGCAGTCCGCACTACCGGTGGTTCACCGATCCGGGCGAGCGGGCGCTCTACCCGCCGGAGGATCACGATGACCAGGGCCGGATGGTCGTGGCGCATCTGCTGGCGGCGTGCACCCGCGACGGCGCCTCGTCGCGTGCCGGCGACATCGTCACCGCGCTGCACGCCGCCAGCCCCGGGTTCGCCGAGCTGTGGCGGCAGCAGCCGGTGGCCGGTCCCTACTGCGCGCCCCGGCGGCTGCTGCATCCGCTGGTCGGGCGGCTCGACCTGCACTGCCAGCAACTCGTCGACCCGGACCAGTCGCAGTCGCTGCTGGTCTACACGGCGGCGCCGGGCAGCGAGACCTACCAGAAACTCGACCTGCTCTCCGTCGTCACCGCCAGCTGA
- a CDS encoding SDR family oxidoreductase, producing MTTDLTGRLAVVTGASDGIGRELATHLAHAGADLVLPVRNPAKGEAAAALIRRANPTAKIRLERLDLADLASVTAFADALLGEGRPLDLLVNNAGVMLPPQRQVTVDGFELQFGTNVLGHAALTLRLLPLLRAAHGRVTTLTSAAAKHARIDWDDLSAERKYRGTRAYGRSKLLNLLFALELDRREAAVSSNAAHPGTTLTNLYRTTPGPLRAITGRFAQSPARGVLPPLMAATAPDAGGRLYGPDGFGEFTGGPTELAVYRSARRPGDGERLWRVLHQLTGIGAGE from the coding sequence ATGACAACCGACCTGACCGGCCGCCTCGCGGTCGTCACCGGCGCCAGCGACGGCATCGGCCGCGAACTCGCCACCCACCTCGCCCACGCCGGCGCCGATCTGGTCCTGCCGGTCCGCAATCCGGCCAAGGGCGAGGCGGCCGCCGCCCTGATCCGCCGGGCGAACCCGACCGCCAAGATCCGCCTCGAACGGCTCGACCTGGCCGATCTCGCGTCGGTGACCGCGTTCGCCGACGCGCTGCTCGGCGAAGGCCGGCCGCTCGACCTGCTGGTCAACAACGCCGGCGTGATGCTCCCGCCGCAGCGGCAGGTCACCGTGGACGGATTCGAGCTGCAGTTCGGCACGAACGTGCTCGGCCACGCCGCGCTCACCCTGCGCCTGCTGCCGCTGCTGCGCGCCGCGCACGGCCGGGTGACCACGCTGACCAGCGCCGCGGCGAAGCACGCCCGGATCGACTGGGACGATCTTTCCGCTGAGCGCAAGTATCGGGGCACCAGGGCGTACGGGCGCTCGAAGCTCTTGAATTTGCTCTTCGCTCTGGAACTTGATCGTCGCGAAGCGGCCGTGAGCAGCAACGCGGCGCATCCGGGGACCACGCTGACCAATCTCTACCGGACCACGCCGGGGCCGCTGCGCGCGATCACCGGCCGCTTCGCGCAGTCCCCGGCGCGCGGGGTGCTTCCGCCGTTGATGGCGGCGACGGCGCCGGACGCGGGTGGGCGGCTCTACGGGCCGGACGGCTTCGGCGAGTTCACCGGCGGGCCGACCGAGCTGGCGGTGTATCGCTCGGCCCGGCGGCCCGGTGACGGCGAGCGACTGTGGCGAGTATTGCACCAGCTCACCGGCATCGGCGCGGGAGAATAG
- a CDS encoding TetR/AcrR family transcriptional regulator — protein MSVASTGPGRPRDPEVDRRITQAALDVFGDAGWAGFAMEPVARRAGIGKATLYLRWTSKESLLTDALTAGLPRVSDVDTGTLHGDLVELATQMVALYAGPCSKAALRLNLEAASIAGIARHYDQIRTSQIAAARDIIRRGITRGELPAATSVTLLLDTLAGGAMMHALTTPPAERAALAATAAEHARSLVDFLLHSVTTPAR, from the coding sequence ATGAGCGTTGCGTCGACCGGCCCGGGCCGGCCCCGCGATCCGGAGGTGGACCGGCGGATCACCCAGGCGGCGCTGGACGTGTTCGGCGACGCCGGCTGGGCCGGGTTCGCGATGGAGCCGGTGGCCCGCCGCGCCGGGATCGGCAAGGCCACCCTCTACCTGCGCTGGACCAGCAAGGAGTCGCTGCTGACCGACGCCCTGACCGCGGGCCTGCCCCGGGTCAGCGACGTGGACACCGGCACCCTGCACGGCGACCTGGTCGAGCTGGCCACCCAGATGGTGGCGCTCTACGCCGGGCCGTGCAGCAAGGCCGCGCTGCGGCTGAACCTGGAGGCCGCCTCGATCGCCGGGATCGCCCGGCACTACGACCAGATCCGCACCTCGCAGATCGCCGCGGCCCGCGACATCATCCGGCGCGGCATCACCCGCGGCGAGCTGCCCGCCGCCACCTCGGTCACGCTGCTGCTGGACACCCTGGCCGGCGGGGCGATGATGCACGCGCTGACCACGCCGCCGGCCGAGCGGGCGGCGCTCGCCGCGACCGCCGCCGAGCACGCCCGCAGCCTGGTCGACTTCCTGCTGCACTCGGTCACCACGCCGGCCCGATAG
- a CDS encoding PadR family transcriptional regulator, which yields MATALPISAYVVLGLLSRHDDATPYQLDQEIRHSIGYFWVFPRSQLYAEADRLVRRGLVEERQEQAGRRRRTLSLTAAGRRELDRWLAVPTSALSEVHDEGLLRLFFQDSAGTGAPATIERLATEQIRAHEGRLQEYQQLMGSGRLRPRSPERATLEVGLRLETMMIGFWREIAAAPADLIGE from the coding sequence GTGGCGACCGCCCTCCCGATCAGCGCGTACGTCGTGCTGGGCCTGCTCAGCCGGCACGACGACGCCACGCCGTACCAACTGGACCAGGAGATCCGGCACAGCATCGGCTACTTCTGGGTCTTCCCGCGCTCGCAGCTGTACGCGGAGGCCGACCGGCTCGTCCGGCGCGGCCTGGTCGAGGAGCGCCAGGAGCAGGCCGGCCGGCGCCGCCGCACGCTGTCGCTGACCGCGGCCGGGCGCCGCGAGCTGGACCGCTGGCTGGCCGTGCCGACCTCGGCGCTCTCCGAGGTGCACGACGAGGGGCTGCTGCGACTGTTCTTCCAGGACTCCGCGGGCACCGGCGCGCCGGCCACGATCGAGCGGCTGGCGACCGAGCAGATCCGCGCCCACGAGGGCCGGTTGCAGGAGTACCAGCAGCTCATGGGCTCGGGCCGGCTGCGCCCGCGCTCACCCGAGCGGGCCACCCTGGAGGTCGGCCTGCGCCTGGAGACGATGATGATCGGCTTCTGGCGGGAGATCGCCGCCGCCCCGGCCGACCTGATCGGCGAGTAG
- a CDS encoding carotenoid oxygenase family protein, whose product MTNRYLEHNYAPLAAESYATGLPVTGALPRELNGRYLRIGPNPRGGIDPATHHWFRGAGMVHGVRLRDGHAEWYRSRFVESEQGAPNTNIVSHAGRLLTLIEAGKPPVAISPDLAEMAVWDCDGALGRGFTAHPKVDPVTGEMHAMTYHPGFSTVRYVVLGPDGTAVHTSDIEVADGPMVHDMALTQTRVVVLDLPVTFAAAKRRMQAGQPVSDLPFTWDERHPSRIGILPVHGTAEQVRWVETPRGFVFHVLNAFDNPDGTLTMDVVRYSEMFARDVRGPGDATPTLVRWVVNPDRGTVREEVISDHRVEFPRVDPALTGRPHRYGWFAGFSSRGLLITDDVRRDPAEGFGTGPLVKVDTKNGKTETFGYGDGRVTMEPAFVPRPDATAEDDGWILSVVHDATTDRADLVVVDAADLSAVATVHLPSRIPFGFHGNWVADAELY is encoded by the coding sequence ATGACCAACCGCTATCTGGAGCACAACTACGCGCCGCTCGCCGCGGAGAGCTACGCCACCGGGCTGCCGGTCACCGGCGCGCTGCCGCGCGAGCTCAACGGCCGCTACCTGCGCATCGGGCCGAACCCGCGCGGCGGCATCGACCCGGCCACCCACCACTGGTTCCGCGGTGCCGGGATGGTGCACGGGGTCCGGCTGCGCGACGGGCACGCCGAGTGGTACCGCAGCCGGTTCGTCGAGAGCGAGCAGGGCGCGCCGAACACCAACATCGTCAGCCACGCCGGGCGGCTGCTGACCCTGATCGAGGCCGGCAAGCCGCCGGTGGCGATCAGCCCGGACCTGGCCGAGATGGCGGTCTGGGACTGCGACGGCGCGCTCGGGCGCGGGTTCACCGCCCACCCGAAGGTCGACCCGGTCACCGGCGAGATGCACGCGATGACCTACCACCCGGGCTTCAGCACGGTGCGCTACGTCGTGCTCGGCCCGGACGGCACGGCCGTGCACACCAGCGACATCGAGGTCGCCGACGGGCCGATGGTGCACGACATGGCGCTGACCCAGACCCGGGTGGTGGTGCTCGACCTGCCGGTCACGTTCGCCGCCGCCAAGCGCCGCATGCAGGCCGGCCAGCCGGTCTCCGACCTGCCGTTCACCTGGGACGAGCGGCACCCGTCGCGGATCGGGATCCTGCCGGTGCACGGCACGGCCGAGCAGGTCCGCTGGGTGGAGACGCCGCGCGGCTTCGTCTTCCACGTGCTCAACGCGTTCGACAATCCGGACGGCACGCTGACCATGGACGTGGTTCGGTACAGCGAGATGTTCGCCCGCGACGTGCGCGGGCCCGGCGACGCCACGCCGACGCTGGTGCGCTGGGTGGTCAACCCCGATCGGGGGACCGTGCGGGAGGAGGTGATCAGCGACCATCGCGTCGAGTTCCCGCGGGTCGACCCGGCACTGACCGGCCGCCCGCACCGCTACGGCTGGTTCGCCGGCTTCAGCTCGCGCGGCCTGCTGATCACCGACGACGTGCGGCGCGATCCCGCCGAGGGCTTCGGCACCGGCCCGCTGGTCAAGGTCGACACCAAAAACGGAAAGACCGAGACATTTGGGTACGGCGATGGCCGCGTCACCATGGAGCCGGCCTTCGTCCCCCGCCCGGACGCCACGGCCGAGGACGACGGCTGGATCCTGTCGGTCGTGCACGACGCCACCACCGACCGCGCCGACCTGGTCGTGGTGGACGCGGCCGACCTGAGCGCGGTCGCCACCGTCCACCTGCCCAGCCGCATCCCGTTCGGCTTCCACGGCAACTGGGTCGCCGACGCCGAGCTGTACTGA